In Megalopta genalis isolate 19385.01 chromosome 7, iyMegGena1_principal, whole genome shotgun sequence, a single window of DNA contains:
- the Fancm gene encoding FA complementation group M isoform X2, whose protein sequence is MEPSQNFEISTDPETKGFDLSAGKTWTYPENYPVRDYQLNIVKASLYCNTLVCLPTGLGKTFIGAVIMYNFWRWYPCGKVVFLAPTKPLVAQQIFACYNVMGIPKTETVELTGATQPTQRKLAWSKHRVIFATPQVFQNDLEKNIAPADLIKCVVIDEAHRALRKHSYCECIKILNEKHKNYRILALSATPGNKLDNVHEVIQNLCIAHIELRDETSSDIIPYINERKVEIILVPLNNELTEFKEKYIFIMDRHVKYLIQNNMLRGQTANISKGRIFYLMKEFQKMSKKPTNHGQIQKTINILMTMYHAYEVMVRDGLRAFIKFYQSHSDKFWMNQEVQLLDLLENIETYLGEFPDAKSLCPESEIPQNLIFGHTKFEKLKELLVRHFKKYQSEEDNTRAIVFVEYRDIVSEVYVLLLQCRPLIRPQMFVGQAGLKQKEQIKALEDFRDNRVNVLISTCIGEEGLDVGEVDLIICFDISQHSPIRLVQRMGRTGRKRDGHIVILVTDGKEHETLKTTIARRDSLNNKILHKSNISSYLYQDNPRMIPDSLSPECLMMHITVQPSSPTVRGKRQKKIVEKKPAKRKNALKKIPAIEPNTEPQCSGTKSLMDFFQSRKHVDVVDDDFEVPTRKYIPNVKYSKTIKSNDVKILSCDTAAVDFLTLCAVINSQKDISMKKIDDISNLYLPKFAPIENFFEFSVPDKSILSCLATLEEVPRQTTDNNVDFNEYDFDYRNDPCSYDNMNNDFDEPLVVDMIHDFDDNDFVNNSVGESKFEDLLDDSSKSNESDGFSVVEEDKENQNNVGLIKEFADLPQQIDNDVKTAVANTSVSCNLEPGSFEDILNETSDESECASVNAQIVEAVAETSSKYYDTCNDATKDVKTSIKMKRTLKLENFEFDRFTASYRSQCTTKNSVTSDACLDTKPKSLLSVSQAVSEIDRNAANSDTRVTFMESEEDMFDDDFGADLINMGEDFHEPEMKCSIVQSEPEMKCSIVQNEPEMKCSIVQSESEMKCSIVQNEPEMKCSIVQSEPEMKCSIARNEPEMKCSIEQVIPTGLKKLNIRNDREKKSIDSRFELEEFEWDDDFEVCDSKQNDASFNSVKEEKNESKGGTSSFTAWDSDDEWFTVDKSVKKSTPVTSIAKKLSSVRKNLKRDSSLNFNSLAKNRINVQSSSFLEEKDKSSNRNCTRNFNNLAENRVDIRSSSFFEEKDKSSNRSCSRNFDNVAENRVDISSSFEEENDISNRNCSRNSNSLTKNRVDVQSSSFFEEKDRSDQFDVSYFFEDLRENVKSKRVNNAKSKRLEAFSTLRNKQRNKQKKVRNQFIDDEAQVSPNDDDNTTEESSGTDQELEDFVSYTQNVHDTSDMKAHYLQTIRSPVKRRDGFIFKEPQAVDPDIEIYSQPVSQAYDTYMNDSFCVGDDEEPSTKVEELCELEKAEQELERRKRKRAGRIDNAKKRRKTNRRKNIIEHSSSSEDETARLREQIQEESFLLAQKNRF, encoded by the exons ATGGAGCCATCACaaaatttcgaaatttcaacCGATCCGGAAACAAAAGGATTCGACTTGTCGGCTGGAAAAACATGGACATACCCGGAGAATTATCCTGTCAGAGATTATCAATTAAATATAGTAAAAGCTTCATTGTACTGCAATACCTTAGTTTGTTTACCAACTG GATTGGGAAAAACATTTATTGGTGCTGttattatgtataatttttGGAGATGGTATCCTTGTGGGAAAGTCGTATTTTTAGCACCTACTAAACCTTTGGTTGCCCAACAAATTTTTGCTTGCTATAATGTAATGGGCATACCTAAAACAGAGACTGTTGAACTTACGGGAGCGACCCAACCAACGCAACGTAAATTGGCTTGGTCTAAACATAGGGTGATATTTGCTACCCCACAAGTTTTTCAGAACGATCTTGAAAAGAATATTGCACCTGCTGACTTAATAAAATGTGTAGTTATTGACGAAGCTCATAGAGCTTTGCGGAAACATTCTTATTGTGAG tgcattaaaatattaaatgagAAACATAAAAACTATAGGATATTAGCCCTTTCAGCTACACCAGGAAATAAACTAGATAATGTCCATGAG gTAATACAAAACTTGTGTATAGCTCATATAGAATTAAGAGACGAAACTTCTTCTGATATTATTCCATATATCAATGAAAGGAAAGTTGAAATAATTTTGGTGCCCCTTAATAATGAATTAACTGAATtcaaagaaaaatatattttcattatgGACCGTCACGTTAAATATCTAATTCAGAATAATATGCTTCGTGGGCAGACAGCCAATATCTCTAAAGGAAGG ATATTTTACTTGATGAAAGAATTTCAGAAAATGAGTAAGAAGCCTACGAATCATGGACAAATTCAAAagacaataaatatattaatgacCATGTATCACGCATACGAAGTGATGGTCAGGGACGGTCTTCGGGcgtttataaaattttatcaaa GTCATTCTGATAAATTTTGGATGAACCAAGAAGTACAACTCCTGGACTTACTCGAAAATATCGAAACATACCTAGGTGAATTTCCGGATGCAAAATCTTTATGCCCAGAATCAGAA ATTCCTCAAAATCTTATATTCGGTCATACAAAgtttgaaaaattgaaagaattacTCGTACGCCATTTCAAAAAATATCAAAGCGAAGAAGATAATACAAGAGCAATTGTTTTCGTCGAG TATAGAGATATCGTCAGCGAGGTTTATGTCTTACTGTTGCAATGCCGACCATTGATAAGACCTCAAATGTTCGTCGGTCAAGCAGGACtaaaacaaaaggaacaaataaaaGCTTTAGAGGATTTTCGAGATAATCGCGTGAATGTTCTTATATCTACATGTATAG GTGAAGAAGGATTAGATGTTGGAGAAGTCGATTTAATAATATGTTTTGACATATCTCAACATTCTCCTATTCGGCTTGTGCAAAGAATGGGAAGAACCGGTCGAAAACGCGACGGCCACATCGTTATTCTCGTAACGGACGGAAAAGAACACGAG ACATTAAAGACCACAATCGCTAGAAGAGATTCCTTAAATAATAAGATATTGCACAAGAGTAACATTTCCTCGTATCTTTATCAAGATAATCCGCGTATGATCCCTGACTCCTTAAGTCCGGAATGTTTGATGATGCATATCACAGTGCAACCAAGTAGCCCGACCGTAAGaggaaaaagacaaaagaaaatAGTAGAGAAAAAACCGGCCAAACGTAAAAATGCTCTTAAAAAGATACCAGCAATAG AGCCAAATACAGAGCCGCAATGCAGTGGAACGAAATCTTTGATGGATTTTTTTCAAAGCAGAAAACACGTGGATGTTGTGGACGACGATTTTGAAGTACCAACTAGGAAATATATTCCAAATGTCAAATATTCCAAGACCATAAAATCGAACGATGTCAAGATTTTATCTTGTGACACTGCTGCGGTTGATTTCCTTACATTGTGTGCTGTGATAAATTCGCAGAAGGATATAAGCATGAAGAAAATTGATGATATAAGCAATTTGTACCTACCAAAATTTGCTCCTATCGAAAACTTTTTCGAATTTTCAGTACCTGATAAAAGTATACTCAGTTGTCTAGCCACTCTGGAAGAAGTCCCTCGTCAAACAACAGACAATAATGTTGACTTCAACGAGTACGACTTCGACTATAGAAATGATCCTTGTAGTTACGATAATATGAACAACGATTTCGACGAACCGTTGGTTGTCGATATgatacacgatttcgatgatAATGATTTCGTCAATAACAGCGTCGGCGAATCAAAATTCGAGGATTTGCTCGACGACAGTAGCAAATCGAACGAAAGTGATGGATTCAGTGTTGTGGAGGAAGATAAAGAGAATCAAAATAACGTAGGTCTCATTAAGGAGTTCGCAGATCTTCCTCAACAAATAGATAACGATGTAAAGACAGCAGTGGCTAATACATCCGTCTCGTGTAACTTGGAACCAGGTTCATTCGAGGACATATTAAACGAGACTTCCGATGAGTCAGAATGCGCTTCTGTGAACGCTCAGATCGTAGAAGCTGTTGCAGAGACGTCCTCTAAATACTATGACACCTGCAACGATGCAACTAAAGACGTTAAAACGTCCATTAAGATGAAACGAACATTAAAATTAGAAAACTTCGAATTCGATCGTTTCACGGCATCCTACCGAAGTCAGTGTACAACTAAAAACAGTGTCACTTCGGACGCATGTCTAGATACGAAGCCTAAGAGTCTGCTCAGCGTATCTCAAGCGGTTAGCGAGATAGATCGGAATGCTGCCAACTCAGACACCCGAGTAACATTCATGGAGTCTGAGGAAGATATGTTTGACGACGATTTTGGTGCGGATCTAATTAATATGGGTGAAGATTTTCATGAGCCAGAAATGAAATGTTCCATTGTACAAAGTGAACCGGAAATGAAATGTTCCATTGTACAAAATGAACCGGAAATGAAATGTTCCATTGTACAAAGTGAATCGGAAATGAAATGTTCCATTGTACAAAATGAACCGGAAATGAAATGTTCCATTGTACAAAGTGAACCGGAAATGAAATGTTCCATTGCACGAAATGAACCGGAAATGAAGTGTTCCATTGAACAAGTTATACCGACTGGTCTAAAAAAATTGAACATTAGAAATGATAGGGAGAAGAAATCGATCGACTCAAGATTTGAATTAGAGGAGTTCGAATGGGACGATGATTTTGAAGTTTGTGACTCAAAGCAAAATGATGCTTCGTTTAATTCGGTCAAAGAAGAGAAAAACGAATCCAAAGGAGGCACAAGTAGTTTCACGGCCTGGGATTCAGATGACGAATGGTTCACGGTTGACAAGTCGGTCAAGAAATCAACTCCCGTAACTAGTATCGCGAAAAAGTTATCAAGCGTGAGAAAGAACTTGAAGCGCGATTCCTCTCTAAATTTCAACAGTCTAGCTAAGAACAGAATTAACGTTCAGAGTAGCTCCTTCCTCGAGGAAAAGGACAAAAGCTCAAATCGCAATTGCACTCGAAATTTCAACAATCTAGCCGAGAACAGAGTTGACATTCGGAGTAGCTCCTTTTTCGAGGAAAAGGACAAAAGCTCAAATCGCAGTTGCTCTCGGAATTTCGACAATGTAGCTGAGAACAGAGTTGACATTAGTAGCTCCTTCGAGGAAGAGAACGATATCTCAAATCGCAATTGCTCTCGGAATTCCAACAGTCTAACTAAGAATAGAGTTGATGTACAGAGTAGCTCCTTCTTCGAGGAAAAGGACAGAAGCGACCAGTTCGATGTCAGTTACTTCTTTGAGGATTTACGAGAAAATGTGAAGAGCAAGAGAGTCAACAATGCTAAGTCGAAACGTTTGGAAGCGTTTTCCACTTTAAGGAACAAACAGAGAAACAAGCAGAAGAAAGTAAGGAATCAATTTATCGATGACGAGGCACAGGTTTCCCCGAACGACGACGATAACACTACCGAAGAAAGTTCCGGAACTGATCAAGAGCTCGAGGATTTTGTCAGTTACACGCAGAATGTCCACGACACTTCTGACATGAAAGCGCACTACTTGCAGACAATTAGAAGTCCTGTGAAGAGACGCGACGGGTTCATTTTCAAGGAACCGCAAGCCGTCGACCCTGACATTGAAATCTATTCGCAGCCTGTGTCGCAGGCTTATGATACCTACATGAAT GATTCCTTCTGCGTAGGAGATGATGAAGAGCCATCGACCAAAGTCGAGGAACTGTGCGAACTAGAAAAAGCAGAGCAAGAGTTGGAAAGGAGAAAAAGGAAACGTGCAGGACGCATAGATAACGCGAAGAAAAGAAGGAAAACGAATAGAAGGAAAAATATAATAGAGCACTCTAGCAGTAGCGAAGACGAGACTGCTCGATTGCGCGAACAGATCCAAGAAGAATCATTTTTGTTGGCGCAAAAAAATAGGTTTTAA
- the Fancm gene encoding FA complementation group M isoform X1, whose product MEPSQNFEISTDPETKGFDLSAGKTWTYPENYPVRDYQLNIVKASLYCNTLVCLPTGLGKTFIGAVIMYNFWRWYPCGKVVFLAPTKPLVAQQIFACYNVMGIPKTETVELTGATQPTQRKLAWSKHRVIFATPQVFQNDLEKNIAPADLIKCVVIDEAHRALRKHSYCECIKILNEKHKNYRILALSATPGNKLDNVHEVIQNLCIAHIELRDETSSDIIPYINERKVEIILVPLNNELTEFKEKYIFIMDRHVKYLIQNNMLRGQTANISKGRIFYLMKEFQKMSKKPTNHGQIQKTINILMTMYHAYEVMVRDGLRAFIKFYQSHSDKFWMNQEVQLLDLLENIETYLGEFPDAKSLCPESEIPQNLIFGHTKFEKLKELLVRHFKKYQSEEDNTRAIVFVEYRDIVSEVYVLLLQCRPLIRPQMFVGQAGLKQKEQIKALEDFRDNRVNVLISTCIGEEGLDVGEVDLIICFDISQHSPIRLVQRMGRTGRKRDGHIVILVTDGKEHETLKTTIARRDSLNNKILHKSNISSYLYQDNPRMIPDSLSPECLMMHITVQPSSPTVRGKRQKKIVEKKPAKRKNALKKIPAIGEPNTEPQCSGTKSLMDFFQSRKHVDVVDDDFEVPTRKYIPNVKYSKTIKSNDVKILSCDTAAVDFLTLCAVINSQKDISMKKIDDISNLYLPKFAPIENFFEFSVPDKSILSCLATLEEVPRQTTDNNVDFNEYDFDYRNDPCSYDNMNNDFDEPLVVDMIHDFDDNDFVNNSVGESKFEDLLDDSSKSNESDGFSVVEEDKENQNNVGLIKEFADLPQQIDNDVKTAVANTSVSCNLEPGSFEDILNETSDESECASVNAQIVEAVAETSSKYYDTCNDATKDVKTSIKMKRTLKLENFEFDRFTASYRSQCTTKNSVTSDACLDTKPKSLLSVSQAVSEIDRNAANSDTRVTFMESEEDMFDDDFGADLINMGEDFHEPEMKCSIVQSEPEMKCSIVQNEPEMKCSIVQSESEMKCSIVQNEPEMKCSIVQSEPEMKCSIARNEPEMKCSIEQVIPTGLKKLNIRNDREKKSIDSRFELEEFEWDDDFEVCDSKQNDASFNSVKEEKNESKGGTSSFTAWDSDDEWFTVDKSVKKSTPVTSIAKKLSSVRKNLKRDSSLNFNSLAKNRINVQSSSFLEEKDKSSNRNCTRNFNNLAENRVDIRSSSFFEEKDKSSNRSCSRNFDNVAENRVDISSSFEEENDISNRNCSRNSNSLTKNRVDVQSSSFFEEKDRSDQFDVSYFFEDLRENVKSKRVNNAKSKRLEAFSTLRNKQRNKQKKVRNQFIDDEAQVSPNDDDNTTEESSGTDQELEDFVSYTQNVHDTSDMKAHYLQTIRSPVKRRDGFIFKEPQAVDPDIEIYSQPVSQAYDTYMNDSFCVGDDEEPSTKVEELCELEKAEQELERRKRKRAGRIDNAKKRRKTNRRKNIIEHSSSSEDETARLREQIQEESFLLAQKNRF is encoded by the exons ATGGAGCCATCACaaaatttcgaaatttcaacCGATCCGGAAACAAAAGGATTCGACTTGTCGGCTGGAAAAACATGGACATACCCGGAGAATTATCCTGTCAGAGATTATCAATTAAATATAGTAAAAGCTTCATTGTACTGCAATACCTTAGTTTGTTTACCAACTG GATTGGGAAAAACATTTATTGGTGCTGttattatgtataatttttGGAGATGGTATCCTTGTGGGAAAGTCGTATTTTTAGCACCTACTAAACCTTTGGTTGCCCAACAAATTTTTGCTTGCTATAATGTAATGGGCATACCTAAAACAGAGACTGTTGAACTTACGGGAGCGACCCAACCAACGCAACGTAAATTGGCTTGGTCTAAACATAGGGTGATATTTGCTACCCCACAAGTTTTTCAGAACGATCTTGAAAAGAATATTGCACCTGCTGACTTAATAAAATGTGTAGTTATTGACGAAGCTCATAGAGCTTTGCGGAAACATTCTTATTGTGAG tgcattaaaatattaaatgagAAACATAAAAACTATAGGATATTAGCCCTTTCAGCTACACCAGGAAATAAACTAGATAATGTCCATGAG gTAATACAAAACTTGTGTATAGCTCATATAGAATTAAGAGACGAAACTTCTTCTGATATTATTCCATATATCAATGAAAGGAAAGTTGAAATAATTTTGGTGCCCCTTAATAATGAATTAACTGAATtcaaagaaaaatatattttcattatgGACCGTCACGTTAAATATCTAATTCAGAATAATATGCTTCGTGGGCAGACAGCCAATATCTCTAAAGGAAGG ATATTTTACTTGATGAAAGAATTTCAGAAAATGAGTAAGAAGCCTACGAATCATGGACAAATTCAAAagacaataaatatattaatgacCATGTATCACGCATACGAAGTGATGGTCAGGGACGGTCTTCGGGcgtttataaaattttatcaaa GTCATTCTGATAAATTTTGGATGAACCAAGAAGTACAACTCCTGGACTTACTCGAAAATATCGAAACATACCTAGGTGAATTTCCGGATGCAAAATCTTTATGCCCAGAATCAGAA ATTCCTCAAAATCTTATATTCGGTCATACAAAgtttgaaaaattgaaagaattacTCGTACGCCATTTCAAAAAATATCAAAGCGAAGAAGATAATACAAGAGCAATTGTTTTCGTCGAG TATAGAGATATCGTCAGCGAGGTTTATGTCTTACTGTTGCAATGCCGACCATTGATAAGACCTCAAATGTTCGTCGGTCAAGCAGGACtaaaacaaaaggaacaaataaaaGCTTTAGAGGATTTTCGAGATAATCGCGTGAATGTTCTTATATCTACATGTATAG GTGAAGAAGGATTAGATGTTGGAGAAGTCGATTTAATAATATGTTTTGACATATCTCAACATTCTCCTATTCGGCTTGTGCAAAGAATGGGAAGAACCGGTCGAAAACGCGACGGCCACATCGTTATTCTCGTAACGGACGGAAAAGAACACGAG ACATTAAAGACCACAATCGCTAGAAGAGATTCCTTAAATAATAAGATATTGCACAAGAGTAACATTTCCTCGTATCTTTATCAAGATAATCCGCGTATGATCCCTGACTCCTTAAGTCCGGAATGTTTGATGATGCATATCACAGTGCAACCAAGTAGCCCGACCGTAAGaggaaaaagacaaaagaaaatAGTAGAGAAAAAACCGGCCAAACGTAAAAATGCTCTTAAAAAGATACCAGCAATAGGTG AGCCAAATACAGAGCCGCAATGCAGTGGAACGAAATCTTTGATGGATTTTTTTCAAAGCAGAAAACACGTGGATGTTGTGGACGACGATTTTGAAGTACCAACTAGGAAATATATTCCAAATGTCAAATATTCCAAGACCATAAAATCGAACGATGTCAAGATTTTATCTTGTGACACTGCTGCGGTTGATTTCCTTACATTGTGTGCTGTGATAAATTCGCAGAAGGATATAAGCATGAAGAAAATTGATGATATAAGCAATTTGTACCTACCAAAATTTGCTCCTATCGAAAACTTTTTCGAATTTTCAGTACCTGATAAAAGTATACTCAGTTGTCTAGCCACTCTGGAAGAAGTCCCTCGTCAAACAACAGACAATAATGTTGACTTCAACGAGTACGACTTCGACTATAGAAATGATCCTTGTAGTTACGATAATATGAACAACGATTTCGACGAACCGTTGGTTGTCGATATgatacacgatttcgatgatAATGATTTCGTCAATAACAGCGTCGGCGAATCAAAATTCGAGGATTTGCTCGACGACAGTAGCAAATCGAACGAAAGTGATGGATTCAGTGTTGTGGAGGAAGATAAAGAGAATCAAAATAACGTAGGTCTCATTAAGGAGTTCGCAGATCTTCCTCAACAAATAGATAACGATGTAAAGACAGCAGTGGCTAATACATCCGTCTCGTGTAACTTGGAACCAGGTTCATTCGAGGACATATTAAACGAGACTTCCGATGAGTCAGAATGCGCTTCTGTGAACGCTCAGATCGTAGAAGCTGTTGCAGAGACGTCCTCTAAATACTATGACACCTGCAACGATGCAACTAAAGACGTTAAAACGTCCATTAAGATGAAACGAACATTAAAATTAGAAAACTTCGAATTCGATCGTTTCACGGCATCCTACCGAAGTCAGTGTACAACTAAAAACAGTGTCACTTCGGACGCATGTCTAGATACGAAGCCTAAGAGTCTGCTCAGCGTATCTCAAGCGGTTAGCGAGATAGATCGGAATGCTGCCAACTCAGACACCCGAGTAACATTCATGGAGTCTGAGGAAGATATGTTTGACGACGATTTTGGTGCGGATCTAATTAATATGGGTGAAGATTTTCATGAGCCAGAAATGAAATGTTCCATTGTACAAAGTGAACCGGAAATGAAATGTTCCATTGTACAAAATGAACCGGAAATGAAATGTTCCATTGTACAAAGTGAATCGGAAATGAAATGTTCCATTGTACAAAATGAACCGGAAATGAAATGTTCCATTGTACAAAGTGAACCGGAAATGAAATGTTCCATTGCACGAAATGAACCGGAAATGAAGTGTTCCATTGAACAAGTTATACCGACTGGTCTAAAAAAATTGAACATTAGAAATGATAGGGAGAAGAAATCGATCGACTCAAGATTTGAATTAGAGGAGTTCGAATGGGACGATGATTTTGAAGTTTGTGACTCAAAGCAAAATGATGCTTCGTTTAATTCGGTCAAAGAAGAGAAAAACGAATCCAAAGGAGGCACAAGTAGTTTCACGGCCTGGGATTCAGATGACGAATGGTTCACGGTTGACAAGTCGGTCAAGAAATCAACTCCCGTAACTAGTATCGCGAAAAAGTTATCAAGCGTGAGAAAGAACTTGAAGCGCGATTCCTCTCTAAATTTCAACAGTCTAGCTAAGAACAGAATTAACGTTCAGAGTAGCTCCTTCCTCGAGGAAAAGGACAAAAGCTCAAATCGCAATTGCACTCGAAATTTCAACAATCTAGCCGAGAACAGAGTTGACATTCGGAGTAGCTCCTTTTTCGAGGAAAAGGACAAAAGCTCAAATCGCAGTTGCTCTCGGAATTTCGACAATGTAGCTGAGAACAGAGTTGACATTAGTAGCTCCTTCGAGGAAGAGAACGATATCTCAAATCGCAATTGCTCTCGGAATTCCAACAGTCTAACTAAGAATAGAGTTGATGTACAGAGTAGCTCCTTCTTCGAGGAAAAGGACAGAAGCGACCAGTTCGATGTCAGTTACTTCTTTGAGGATTTACGAGAAAATGTGAAGAGCAAGAGAGTCAACAATGCTAAGTCGAAACGTTTGGAAGCGTTTTCCACTTTAAGGAACAAACAGAGAAACAAGCAGAAGAAAGTAAGGAATCAATTTATCGATGACGAGGCACAGGTTTCCCCGAACGACGACGATAACACTACCGAAGAAAGTTCCGGAACTGATCAAGAGCTCGAGGATTTTGTCAGTTACACGCAGAATGTCCACGACACTTCTGACATGAAAGCGCACTACTTGCAGACAATTAGAAGTCCTGTGAAGAGACGCGACGGGTTCATTTTCAAGGAACCGCAAGCCGTCGACCCTGACATTGAAATCTATTCGCAGCCTGTGTCGCAGGCTTATGATACCTACATGAAT GATTCCTTCTGCGTAGGAGATGATGAAGAGCCATCGACCAAAGTCGAGGAACTGTGCGAACTAGAAAAAGCAGAGCAAGAGTTGGAAAGGAGAAAAAGGAAACGTGCAGGACGCATAGATAACGCGAAGAAAAGAAGGAAAACGAATAGAAGGAAAAATATAATAGAGCACTCTAGCAGTAGCGAAGACGAGACTGCTCGATTGCGCGAACAGATCCAAGAAGAATCATTTTTGTTGGCGCAAAAAAATAGGTTTTAA